The following coding sequences lie in one Pseudoxanthomonas sp. SE1 genomic window:
- a CDS encoding serine hydrolase domain-containing protein — translation MRFRTSWRMAAVLVAMLVSGLAGAADAPAGIDARIPARMAEAGLVGVGAAVIIDRKVAWSKGYGFADKQRGVPFTPDTVMAIGSISKTFTGVAMMQAVQDGRLSLDEDINRYLPFKVAHPAFPEARITLRQLATHTSGITDRWAVYERLYHWGGDAPETLGDFLPGYLVAGGKDYAPENFVPHAPGTHRDYSNIGAALAGYIVERAVGEPLNIYTRRTIFAPLRMARSGWLLSEVPAEAHATLYVAQDGFSIPLPPYGLTTYPDGGVRTSVAELSRFFIALLAGGQYEGARILQPASAAEMMRLQYTAANKPGNIVLAEKNSGLFWATKYDGRFVGHGGSDPGVRTEMLATPEGDVAVVLFTNTSLAERDGKVYAELFKDVWEHAQALKSAAE, via the coding sequence ATGCGTTTCAGGACGTCATGGCGGATGGCTGCGGTGCTGGTCGCGATGCTGGTGTCGGGCTTGGCGGGGGCTGCGGATGCGCCCGCGGGCATCGATGCCCGCATTCCGGCACGCATGGCCGAGGCCGGCCTGGTGGGCGTGGGCGCGGCGGTGATCATCGACCGGAAGGTGGCGTGGTCGAAGGGCTACGGTTTCGCCGACAAGCAGCGCGGCGTGCCGTTCACGCCCGACACGGTGATGGCGATCGGCTCGATCAGCAAGACCTTCACCGGCGTGGCGATGATGCAGGCGGTGCAGGACGGCAGGCTGTCGCTGGACGAGGACATCAACCGCTATCTGCCTTTCAAGGTGGCGCATCCCGCGTTCCCGGAGGCGCGCATCACGCTGCGCCAGCTGGCCACGCACACCTCGGGCATCACGGACCGTTGGGCGGTGTACGAGCGCCTGTACCACTGGGGCGGCGATGCACCGGAAACGCTGGGAGATTTCCTGCCGGGCTATCTGGTAGCGGGCGGCAAGGACTACGCGCCGGAGAACTTCGTGCCGCATGCGCCGGGCACGCACCGCGACTACTCCAACATCGGGGCGGCACTGGCGGGCTACATCGTTGAGCGTGCGGTCGGCGAACCGCTGAACATCTACACGCGCCGCACCATCTTCGCGCCATTGCGGATGGCACGCAGCGGCTGGTTGCTGTCGGAGGTGCCGGCCGAGGCGCATGCCACGCTGTACGTGGCGCAGGATGGCTTCAGCATTCCCCTTCCGCCCTACGGCCTGACCACCTATCCCGATGGCGGCGTGCGGACATCGGTGGCGGAACTGTCGCGGTTCTTCATCGCACTGCTTGCCGGCGGCCAGTACGAGGGCGCGCGCATCCTGCAGCCTGCCTCGGCCGCGGAGATGATGAGGCTGCAGTACACCGCGGCGAACAAGCCGGGCAACATCGTCCTGGCGGAGAAGAATTCCGGCCTGTTCTGGGCCACCAAGTACGATGGCCGCTTCGTCGGCCACGGCGGCTCCGACCCGGGCGTGCGGACCGAGATGCTCGCCACGCCGGAGGGAGACGTGGCCGTGGTGCTGTTCACCAATACCTCGCTGGCGGAACGCGACGGCAAGGTGTATGCGGAGCTGTTCAAGGATGTCTGGGAGCATGCGCAGGCGTTGAAGTCCGCTGCGGAATGA
- a CDS encoding alpha/beta hydrolase-fold protein — MIRCMMAILAWLLVTAMPTALAAPPAPSAEDGTGPRVPLEYLPALKGDYFPLTDRGSGRVYHVYVRYPEGYDASAPTRYPVVYLLDGDSLFPLLAPTHLFLHYDEKLPEAILVGIAYGGFDPAINKRHIDFTAPGADATPEQGGSPGFLAFLRGQLVPEVERRYAADPARRVLVGQSRAGYFVLWSAREAPDLFWGRIASNPAHGPAREALFAEALPHARGDLRVAVASGTRDTVERRQVAREWADAWTSRADAPWQVGFIEIADGTHAASIGETYRRAMLWLFREGNDAPAPAR; from the coding sequence ATGATCCGCTGCATGATGGCCATCCTGGCGTGGCTGCTGGTGACCGCGATGCCGACGGCCCTGGCGGCACCGCCTGCGCCCAGTGCGGAAGACGGCACCGGCCCGCGCGTACCGCTGGAGTATCTGCCCGCGCTGAAGGGGGATTATTTCCCGTTGACCGACCGCGGATCCGGGCGCGTGTACCACGTCTACGTGCGCTATCCCGAGGGCTACGACGCGTCGGCACCGACGCGTTATCCGGTGGTGTACCTGCTGGATGGCGACAGCCTGTTCCCGCTGCTGGCGCCCACGCATCTGTTCCTGCATTACGACGAGAAGCTGCCGGAGGCCATCCTGGTGGGCATCGCCTATGGCGGCTTCGACCCGGCCATCAACAAGCGCCACATCGACTTCACTGCGCCGGGTGCGGACGCCACGCCGGAGCAGGGCGGGTCGCCCGGGTTCCTGGCCTTCCTGCGCGGGCAACTGGTGCCCGAAGTGGAGCGTCGCTACGCCGCCGACCCGGCGCGACGCGTCCTGGTGGGGCAGTCGCGCGCGGGCTACTTCGTGCTGTGGTCGGCGCGGGAGGCGCCGGACCTGTTCTGGGGCCGCATCGCCAGCAATCCGGCGCACGGCCCGGCGCGCGAGGCGTTGTTCGCCGAGGCGCTGCCGCATGCGCGCGGAGACCTGCGTGTGGCGGTGGCCAGCGGCACGCGCGACACCGTCGAACGCCGGCAGGTGGCGAGGGAGTGGGCCGATGCGTGGACGTCCCGCGCGGATGCGCCGTGGCAGGTCGGCTTCATCGAGATCGCCGACGGCACCCATGCGGCCAGCATCGGGGAAACCTACCGGCGCGCGATGCTGTGGCTGTTCCGCGAGGGGAACGACGCGCCGGCGCCGGCCCGCTGA
- a CDS encoding GNAT family N-acetyltransferase, whose protein sequence is MKTEIRPARLSEAAELAAMMRRTFLAANGHCSTPENVSAFVAQAYTPERQAQEIRDPDTLTLIVEQDGVWAGFAQLRWGTVPPAEVGLRPTVELARIYLDEAFHGQGIAAVLVSHLLAAARLRGSRSVWLTVWQEAPQAIRFWRKHGFEIVGRSLFHVGDDPKEDWVMTQVLPAG, encoded by the coding sequence ATGAAAACCGAAATCCGCCCCGCAAGGCTGTCCGAAGCCGCTGAACTGGCCGCAATGATGCGGCGTACCTTCCTCGCCGCGAACGGCCATTGCAGTACGCCGGAAAACGTCTCGGCCTTCGTCGCGCAGGCCTATACGCCCGAGCGGCAGGCCCAGGAAATCCGCGACCCCGACACGCTCACGCTGATCGTCGAACAGGACGGCGTCTGGGCGGGCTTCGCGCAACTGCGCTGGGGTACGGTGCCGCCAGCCGAAGTGGGGCTGCGGCCGACGGTGGAACTGGCGCGCATCTACCTGGACGAAGCCTTCCACGGGCAGGGTATCGCCGCCGTGCTGGTGTCGCACCTGCTGGCGGCAGCGCGGCTGCGCGGGTCGCGCTCGGTGTGGCTGACGGTCTGGCAGGAGGCCCCGCAGGCCATCCGGTTCTGGCGCAAGCATGGCTTCGAGATCGTCGGTCGCTCCCTCTTCCACGTGGGCGATGATCCCAAGGAAGACTGGGTGATGACGCAGGTGCTGCCGGCGGGGTGA
- a CDS encoding 3-hydroxyacyl-CoA dehydrogenase NAD-binding domain-containing protein, translated as MAANFDGLRFSHWQTELRADGIVVLAFDRQGASVNAFSQDVLIELADIIERLSIDPPKGVVLRSAKASGFIAGADLKEFQEFDRKGTVNDAIRRGQAVFQKLAELPCPTVSAIHGFCMGGGTEISLACDYRVASSDPSTRIGLPEVKLGIFPGWGGSARLPRLVGSPKAMDMMLTGRTLSAGSAKAMGLVDKIAEPAVLIDAAVALIASRPQRAFKQRFTGWISNSWIARQILAPQMTKQVARKAPKAHYPAPYALINVWKTAGGKGIQTRLDAERRAVVKLAGTPTARNLIRIFFLTERLKGLGGKDHGIANVHVVGAGVMGGDIAAWSAYKGFNVILQDREQRFIDGALSRAQELFAKKVKDESKRPAVAARLKGDLAGDGVPQADLVIEAIIENPEAKRDLYQTIEPRLKADALLTTNTSSIPLTELREHIQRPAQFAGLHYFNPVALMPLVEIVQHDALDDANVKRLAAFCKALDKFPVPVAGTPGFLVNRVLFPYMLEAATAYAEGIPGPVIDKAAVKFGMPMGPIELIDTVGLDVAQGVGAELSPFLGLTLPAALATVEPGKRGKKDGQGLYKWENGKAVKPQVPQDYKTPDDLEDRLILPLLNEAVACLHDGVVADSDLLDAGVIFGTGFAPFRGGPIEHVKAVGPDALLEKLKALQARHGDRFAPRPGWDNPVLRQQTV; from the coding sequence ATGGCCGCAAACTTCGATGGGCTGCGATTCAGTCACTGGCAGACCGAGCTGCGCGCCGACGGCATCGTCGTGCTGGCCTTCGATCGCCAGGGCGCGAGTGTCAATGCGTTCTCGCAGGATGTGCTGATCGAACTGGCCGACATCATCGAGCGCCTGTCCATCGATCCACCCAAGGGCGTGGTGCTGCGCTCGGCCAAGGCCAGCGGCTTCATCGCCGGTGCGGACCTGAAGGAGTTCCAGGAGTTCGACCGCAAGGGCACCGTCAACGACGCGATCCGCCGCGGCCAGGCCGTGTTCCAGAAACTGGCCGAACTGCCCTGCCCCACGGTGTCGGCCATCCACGGCTTCTGCATGGGCGGCGGCACCGAGATTTCGCTGGCCTGCGATTACCGCGTGGCCAGCAGCGACCCGTCCACCCGCATCGGCCTGCCCGAAGTGAAGCTGGGCATCTTCCCCGGCTGGGGCGGCAGTGCACGCTTGCCACGTCTGGTGGGATCGCCGAAGGCGATGGACATGATGCTCACCGGCCGCACGCTGTCGGCCGGTTCGGCGAAGGCCATGGGCCTGGTCGACAAGATCGCGGAACCTGCCGTGCTGATCGATGCCGCGGTCGCATTGATCGCTTCGCGCCCGCAGCGCGCGTTCAAGCAACGCTTCACCGGCTGGATCAGCAACAGCTGGATCGCGCGCCAGATCCTGGCCCCGCAGATGACCAAACAGGTGGCACGCAAGGCACCGAAGGCGCACTATCCCGCGCCGTATGCCCTCATCAACGTGTGGAAGACGGCGGGCGGCAAGGGCATCCAGACGCGCCTGGACGCCGAACGCAGGGCCGTGGTGAAACTGGCCGGCACGCCGACCGCGCGCAACCTGATCCGCATCTTCTTCCTGACCGAACGTTTGAAGGGCCTTGGCGGGAAAGACCACGGCATCGCGAACGTGCACGTCGTCGGCGCGGGCGTGATGGGCGGCGACATCGCGGCGTGGTCGGCCTACAAGGGCTTCAACGTCATCCTGCAGGACCGCGAGCAGCGCTTCATCGATGGCGCCCTGTCGCGTGCGCAGGAACTGTTCGCCAAGAAGGTGAAGGACGAGAGCAAGCGTCCCGCCGTGGCCGCGCGCCTGAAGGGCGACCTGGCCGGCGACGGCGTGCCGCAGGCCGACCTGGTGATCGAGGCCATCATCGAGAACCCCGAGGCCAAGCGCGATCTGTACCAGACCATCGAGCCGCGCCTGAAGGCCGACGCGCTGCTGACCACCAACACCTCATCGATTCCGCTGACCGAGCTGCGCGAGCACATCCAGCGCCCGGCGCAGTTCGCCGGCCTGCACTACTTCAACCCGGTGGCGTTGATGCCGCTGGTGGAGATCGTGCAGCACGACGCGCTCGACGACGCCAACGTCAAGCGCCTGGCCGCATTCTGCAAGGCACTGGACAAGTTCCCGGTGCCGGTCGCCGGCACGCCGGGCTTCCTGGTCAACCGCGTGCTGTTCCCCTACATGCTGGAAGCCGCGACCGCCTATGCCGAAGGCATCCCCGGCCCGGTGATCGACAAGGCCGCGGTGAAGTTCGGCATGCCGATGGGGCCGATCGAACTGATCGACACCGTCGGCCTGGATGTGGCGCAGGGCGTGGGCGCGGAACTGTCGCCCTTCCTCGGGCTGACGTTGCCGGCGGCGCTGGCGACGGTGGAGCCCGGCAAGCGCGGCAAGAAGGACGGCCAGGGCCTGTACAAGTGGGAAAACGGCAAAGCCGTGAAGCCGCAGGTCCCGCAGGACTACAAGACGCCTGACGACCTGGAAGACCGCCTGATCCTGCCGCTGCTCAACGAAGCCGTTGCGTGCCTGCACGACGGCGTGGTCGCCGACAGCGACCTGCTGGATGCCGGCGTGATCTTCGGCACCGGCTTCGCGCCGTTCCGCGGCGGCCCGATCGAGCACGTCAAGGCCGTCGGCCCCGATGCCCTGCTGGAAAAACTCAAGGCCCTGCAGGCCCGCCATGGCGACCGCTTCGCGCCGCGCCCCGGTTGGGACAACCCGGTATTGCGGCAACAGACGGTGTAG
- the rpoE gene encoding RNA polymerase sigma factor RpoE: protein MAETDPTQELDLELVRRVQRGDSAAFDLLVRKYQHRVVALIGRYIHDWSECQDVAQETFLRAYRALGNFRGDSQFYTWLHRIAVNTAKNHLVAHNRRPPTADVDAADAEQYDIGARLRDTDTPERELMRQEMEATVMKAVDGLPEELRTAITLREVEGLSYEEIAQKMDCPIGTVRSRIFRAREAIDEQLRPLLDNDSATRERARS, encoded by the coding sequence ATGGCCGAAACAGATCCAACCCAGGAGCTGGACCTCGAGCTGGTCAGGCGCGTGCAACGCGGCGACAGCGCGGCCTTCGACCTGCTGGTGCGCAAGTACCAGCATCGCGTGGTGGCGCTGATCGGGCGGTACATCCATGACTGGAGCGAGTGCCAGGACGTGGCCCAGGAGACCTTCCTGCGCGCTTACCGCGCGCTGGGAAATTTCCGGGGCGATTCCCAGTTCTATACGTGGCTGCACCGTATCGCCGTGAACACCGCCAAGAATCACCTGGTCGCACACAATCGCCGTCCCCCGACGGCGGACGTGGATGCCGCCGACGCCGAGCAGTACGACATCGGCGCCCGGCTGCGCGACACCGACACCCCCGAGCGCGAGCTGATGCGCCAGGAGATGGAGGCGACGGTGATGAAGGCCGTGGACGGCCTGCCCGAGGAACTGCGGACCGCGATCACCTTGCGCGAGGTGGAAGGCCTCAGCTACGAGGAGATCGCGCAGAAGATGGATTGCCCGATCGGTACCGTGCGTTCCCGCATTTTCCGGGCGCGCGAGGCCATCGACGAACAACTGCGTCCCTTGCTGGACAACGACAGTGCAACCCGGGAGCGAGCCCGCTCATGA
- a CDS encoding RseA family anti-sigma factor, which produces MTARNETPIIDKLETHHRQQLSALMDGHLPADEARFLLRRLQHDQDLAGCWERWQLCGDVLRGEGRAPAPAGFAERVARAIAAESVPASAASQMQAPRSRNLLARWGGGALAASVALVALFMARQQSPQDVPVGEGTQVASTQTTSPAVPAETPSAPAPDAEAYAVAAVAAVASVPRRQDNAARRSATRSQQAARSAQRVARAQAPVRATGTAHTVPMDSVGTLVAAAPSQLAANPFAHRAEDAGNVSSRPWPRSALSGYPSANGGLTTGYSSDSGARTFYPFEPRLQSAPPATPPIDAPRE; this is translated from the coding sequence ATGACCGCCCGCAACGAGACTCCGATCATCGATAAGCTAGAAACCCATCACCGCCAGCAACTGTCCGCCCTGATGGACGGCCACCTGCCTGCGGATGAAGCGCGCTTCCTGCTGCGGCGACTGCAGCACGACCAGGACCTGGCCGGTTGCTGGGAACGCTGGCAGTTGTGCGGCGACGTGCTGCGCGGTGAAGGTCGCGCGCCGGCGCCCGCGGGCTTCGCCGAGCGCGTGGCGCGGGCGATCGCAGCCGAATCCGTTCCTGCATCCGCCGCATCGCAGATGCAGGCCCCGCGCTCGCGCAACCTGCTTGCGCGCTGGGGTGGGGGCGCGCTCGCCGCCTCCGTGGCTCTGGTGGCGTTGTTCATGGCGCGCCAGCAATCGCCGCAGGACGTGCCGGTGGGTGAGGGAACCCAGGTGGCATCCACGCAGACGACATCCCCGGCCGTTCCGGCAGAGACGCCTTCAGCGCCCGCGCCGGACGCCGAAGCTTACGCGGTGGCCGCTGTCGCTGCCGTGGCCAGCGTGCCACGCCGGCAGGACAATGCCGCCCGTCGCAGCGCCACGCGCAGCCAGCAGGCAGCGCGCAGCGCGCAGCGCGTGGCGCGCGCACAAGCTCCGGTCCGTGCGACGGGCACCGCGCACACCGTGCCGATGGACAGCGTCGGTACGCTGGTGGCGGCCGCACCGTCGCAACTCGCCGCCAATCCCTTCGCGCACCGTGCGGAGGATGCAGGCAACGTATCGTCCCGGCCGTGGCCACGGTCTGCGCTGTCGGGGTACCCATCAGCCAATGGCGGCCTGACGACGGGCTACAGCTCGGATTCGGGTGCCCGGACCTTCTATCCGTTCGAGCCGCGCCTGCAGTCCGCGCCGCCGGCGACACCGCCGATCGACGCGCCGCGCGAATGA
- a CDS encoding DegQ family serine endoprotease: MTPHARSGLLAVLMLTTPLAACAQQPEAPVPTAATAPVVAQSSAPQLVTGLPDFTQLVEQVGPGVVNIEATVGSRRSAQAEEAEIPEIFRRMLPPGFPMPGPGQQGPQRRGTSMGSGFIISADGYVLTNHHVVDGADEVKVTLPDRRELTAKVVGSDQQYDVALLKVEAKGLPTVRIGNSAALKPGQWVVAIGSPLGLDHSVTAGIVSAVGRSASAEQRYVPFIQTDVAINQGNSGGPLLNTRGEVVGINSQIFSVSGGYMGISFAIPIDLAMGAVEQLKSTGKVSRGQLGVQVGAVTSDAVKGFGLPDNRGALVNDVVGGSPAAKAGIGPGDVIRSVNGRAINDSSDLPPIIGAMAPGTKVTLGVLRDGKPRDLTVTLSELDEGEAGTSVAPASPDRPAAPAGRNALGIQTQPLDANSRKQLGVEGTDGVLVARVDSAAAREAGLAPGMVILQVGRTKVDSPAALDRELASAKAGDTVMLLVRHRGVTRFIAVTVEKG, translated from the coding sequence ATGACTCCTCACGCCCGTTCCGGCCTGTTGGCCGTGCTGATGCTCACTACCCCTCTCGCCGCCTGCGCGCAGCAGCCGGAGGCGCCTGTGCCCACGGCGGCGACGGCGCCTGTCGTCGCGCAGTCGTCGGCTCCACAACTGGTGACCGGCCTTCCCGACTTCACCCAGTTGGTGGAGCAGGTCGGTCCGGGTGTGGTGAACATCGAGGCGACGGTGGGATCGCGCCGCAGTGCGCAGGCCGAGGAGGCCGAGATACCTGAAATCTTCCGGCGCATGCTGCCGCCGGGCTTCCCGATGCCGGGTCCTGGCCAGCAGGGGCCTCAGCGCCGCGGCACCTCGATGGGCTCGGGCTTCATCATCTCGGCCGATGGCTACGTACTGACCAACCATCACGTGGTGGATGGCGCCGACGAGGTCAAGGTCACCCTGCCGGACCGTCGCGAGCTGACCGCCAAGGTGGTGGGCAGCGACCAGCAATACGACGTGGCGCTGCTGAAGGTCGAGGCCAAGGGCCTGCCGACCGTGCGGATCGGCAACTCGGCCGCGCTGAAGCCGGGCCAGTGGGTGGTGGCGATCGGCTCGCCGCTGGGACTGGATCACTCCGTGACTGCCGGCATCGTCAGCGCCGTGGGGCGCAGTGCGTCGGCCGAGCAACGCTACGTGCCCTTCATCCAGACCGACGTGGCGATCAACCAGGGCAACTCCGGTGGCCCGCTGCTCAATACGCGCGGTGAGGTGGTCGGCATCAATTCGCAGATCTTCTCGGTGTCCGGTGGCTACATGGGCATCAGCTTCGCCATCCCGATCGATCTGGCGATGGGCGCGGTGGAGCAGCTCAAGAGCACCGGCAAGGTCAGTCGCGGGCAGTTGGGCGTGCAGGTAGGCGCGGTGACCTCCGATGCAGTGAAGGGTTTCGGGCTTCCCGACAACCGGGGTGCGCTGGTCAATGACGTGGTGGGTGGCAGCCCTGCGGCGAAGGCCGGCATCGGTCCCGGAGATGTCATCCGTTCGGTCAATGGCCGGGCGATCAACGATTCGAGCGATCTGCCGCCGATCATCGGTGCGATGGCGCCGGGAACCAAAGTCACCTTGGGCGTCCTGCGCGATGGGAAGCCACGTGACCTGACCGTGACGCTCAGCGAACTGGACGAAGGCGAGGCGGGAACGAGTGTCGCCCCGGCCTCGCCCGACCGGCCGGCGGCTCCGGCAGGGCGCAATGCGCTCGGCATCCAGACCCAGCCGCTTGACGCGAATAGCCGCAAGCAACTGGGCGTCGAAGGCACTGACGGCGTGCTGGTGGCGCGCGTGGACAGTGCCGCCGCCCGCGAGGCGGGCCTTGCGCCGGGCATGGTGATCCTGCAGGTCGGCCGGACGAAGGTCGACAGCCCTGCGGCGCTCGACCGGGAACTGGCCTCTGCAAAGGCGGGTGACACGGTGATGCTGCTGGTGCGCCATCGCGGCGTGACCCGCTTCATCGCCGTAACCGTGGAAAAAGGCTGA
- the lepA gene encoding translation elongation factor 4 has translation MRNIRNFSIIAHVDHGKSTLADRIIQLCGGLEAREMEAQVLDSNPIERERGITIKAQSVSLPYKAKDGQVYQLNFIDTPGHVDFSYEVSRSLAACEGALLVVDAAQGVEAQSVANCYTAVEQGLEVVPVLNKIDLPTADIERAKREIEAVIGIDADDAVPVSAKTGLNVDLVLEAIVQRIPPPKPRDTDKLQALIIDSWFDNYLGVVSLVRVMQGEIGPKSKILVMSTGRTHEVDKVGVFTPKRKELKKLGAGEVGWITASIKDVHGAPVGDTLTLASDPAPGPLPGFQEMQPRVFAGLFPVNAEDYPALREALEKLRLNDAALRFEPESSEAMGFGFRCGFLGMLHMEIVQERLEREYDLDLISTAPTVVYEVLRTDGTVVSLDNPAKLPQSNLIEEVREPIIRANILTPETYIGAIIKLCEEKRGAQIGIQYLASQVQISYELPMAEVVLDFFDKLKSVSRGYASLDYSFLRFQPGPFVRLDTLINGDKVDALSLIVHRSHADRRGRELCEKMKELIPRQMFDVAIQAAVGSQIIARSTVKAMRKNVLAKCYGGDITRKKKLLEKQKEGKKRMKQVGRVEIPQEAFLAVLQVDSK, from the coding sequence ATGCGGAACATCCGCAACTTCTCCATCATCGCGCACGTCGACCACGGCAAGTCGACCCTGGCCGACCGCATCATCCAGCTCTGTGGCGGCCTCGAGGCCCGCGAGATGGAAGCGCAGGTGCTCGACTCCAATCCCATCGAGCGCGAGCGCGGCATCACCATCAAGGCCCAGTCCGTGTCCCTGCCGTACAAGGCCAAGGACGGGCAGGTCTACCAGCTCAACTTCATCGACACCCCCGGCCACGTGGACTTCTCCTACGAAGTCAGCCGCTCGCTGGCGGCCTGCGAAGGCGCGCTGCTGGTGGTGGACGCCGCCCAGGGCGTGGAAGCGCAGTCGGTCGCCAACTGCTACACCGCCGTGGAGCAGGGCCTGGAAGTGGTGCCGGTGCTCAACAAGATCGACCTGCCGACGGCCGACATCGAGCGCGCCAAGCGGGAAATCGAGGCCGTCATCGGCATCGATGCCGACGATGCCGTGCCGGTCAGTGCCAAGACCGGACTCAACGTCGACCTGGTGCTGGAAGCCATCGTGCAGCGCATCCCGCCGCCGAAGCCGCGCGACACCGACAAGCTGCAGGCGCTGATCATCGACTCGTGGTTCGACAACTACCTGGGCGTGGTTTCGCTGGTGCGCGTGATGCAGGGCGAGATCGGGCCCAAGAGCAAGATCCTGGTCATGTCCACCGGCCGCACCCACGAGGTGGACAAGGTCGGCGTGTTCACTCCGAAGCGCAAGGAGCTGAAGAAGCTCGGCGCAGGCGAAGTGGGCTGGATCACCGCCAGCATCAAGGACGTGCACGGCGCGCCGGTGGGCGACACCCTCACCCTCGCGTCCGACCCGGCCCCCGGCCCGCTGCCGGGCTTCCAGGAGATGCAGCCACGCGTGTTCGCCGGCCTGTTCCCGGTCAACGCCGAGGACTATCCGGCCCTGCGCGAGGCGCTGGAAAAGCTGCGCCTCAACGACGCCGCACTGCGCTTCGAGCCGGAAAGTTCGGAAGCCATGGGCTTCGGCTTCCGTTGCGGCTTCCTCGGCATGCTGCACATGGAGATCGTGCAGGAGCGCCTGGAGCGCGAGTACGACCTGGACCTGATCAGCACCGCGCCGACGGTGGTGTATGAAGTCCTCAGGACCGATGGCACGGTGGTTTCGCTGGACAACCCGGCCAAACTGCCGCAGTCCAACCTGATCGAAGAGGTGCGCGAGCCCATCATCCGCGCCAATATCCTCACCCCGGAAACCTACATCGGCGCGATCATCAAGCTGTGCGAGGAGAAGCGTGGCGCGCAGATCGGCATCCAGTATCTCGCCAGCCAGGTACAGATCAGCTACGAGCTGCCGATGGCCGAAGTGGTGCTGGACTTCTTCGACAAGCTCAAGTCGGTCAGCCGCGGCTATGCGTCGCTGGACTACTCGTTCTTGCGCTTCCAGCCCGGCCCGTTCGTGCGGCTGGACACACTGATCAACGGCGACAAGGTGGACGCGCTAAGTCTGATCGTGCACCGCAGCCACGCCGACCGGCGCGGCCGCGAGCTGTGCGAGAAGATGAAGGAGCTGATCCCGCGGCAGATGTTCGACGTGGCCATCCAGGCCGCCGTGGGCTCGCAGATCATCGCGCGCAGCACGGTCAAGGCCATGCGCAAGAACGTGCTGGCCAAATGCTATGGTGGCGACATCACCCGCAAGAAGAAGCTCCTCGAAAAGCAGAAAGAGGGCAAGAAGCGGATGAAGCAGGTGGGACGCGTGGAGATTCCGCAGGAAGCCTTCCTCGCCGTGCTGCAGGTGGACAGCAAGTAG
- the lepB gene encoding signal peptidase I produces MVWFETILVVLTLLTGLVWLADKLFLAKRRRARSGLLDEEPVLVDYSRAFFPVLAVVLVLRSFIAEPYKIPSSSMMPNLLIGDFILVNKFSYGLRLPITNQKFLALGEPARGDVVVFKPPHDPQNNWIKRVIGLPGDKIGFHGDTVSINGQPLTYEKLGDYVGKGSGAGETGAALLKEKLPGRPHTVLEWLDSARPEGQGEWVVPPGHYFVMGDNRDNSEDSRFWTQTHFLPEQNLRGKAFLVWLNCEGWFCKNGFDASRIGNGIE; encoded by the coding sequence ATGGTCTGGTTTGAAACGATCCTCGTGGTACTGACGCTGCTGACCGGCCTGGTGTGGCTGGCCGACAAGCTGTTCCTGGCCAAGCGCCGCCGCGCCAGGAGCGGATTGCTGGACGAAGAGCCGGTGCTGGTGGACTACTCGCGTGCGTTCTTCCCGGTGCTGGCGGTGGTGCTGGTGCTGCGCAGCTTCATCGCCGAGCCGTACAAGATCCCGTCCAGCTCGATGATGCCGAACCTGCTGATCGGCGACTTCATCCTGGTCAACAAATTCTCCTACGGCCTGCGCCTGCCGATCACCAACCAGAAGTTCCTGGCCCTCGGTGAGCCGGCCCGCGGCGACGTGGTGGTGTTCAAGCCGCCGCACGACCCCCAGAACAACTGGATCAAGCGCGTGATCGGCCTGCCGGGCGACAAGATCGGGTTCCATGGGGACACCGTGTCGATCAACGGTCAGCCGCTGACCTACGAGAAGCTGGGCGACTACGTGGGCAAGGGCAGCGGTGCCGGCGAGACCGGGGCCGCACTATTGAAGGAAAAGCTGCCTGGACGGCCCCATACGGTGCTGGAATGGCTGGACAGCGCACGCCCGGAGGGGCAGGGCGAATGGGTGGTTCCGCCCGGGCATTATTTCGTCATGGGCGACAATCGTGATAATAGCGAGGACAGCCGGTTCTGGACGCAGACCCATTTCCTGCCGGAACAGAACCTGCGCGGCAAGGCCTTCCTGGTCTGGCTGAACTGCGAAGGCTGGTTCTGCAAGAATGGCTTCGATGCCTCGCGTATCGGCAACGGCATCGAGTGA
- a CDS encoding DUF4845 domain-containing protein: MKRKQSGMTLMSFLMVLAVVGFAAYIAMRLFPMYQEYYAVKSSMKGLANEAGVADMDPARIHELFFRRLDINYATNIKPSHVKIERMEGGWNMKVAYEVRRPLVGNLDVVGNFAAEQAMTRRGAE; the protein is encoded by the coding sequence ATGAAGCGCAAGCAAAGCGGCATGACATTGATGAGCTTTCTGATGGTGCTGGCCGTGGTGGGCTTCGCCGCCTACATCGCCATGCGATTGTTCCCGATGTACCAGGAGTATTACGCGGTCAAGTCCTCCATGAAGGGACTGGCCAACGAGGCGGGCGTGGCGGACATGGACCCGGCCCGGATCCACGAGCTGTTCTTCCGCCGCCTCGACATCAACTACGCGACCAACATCAAGCCTTCGCACGTGAAGATCGAGCGGATGGAGGGCGGCTGGAACATGAAGGTCGCCTATGAAGTGCGCCGGCCGCTGGTCGGCAACCTCGATGTGGTCGGCAACTTCGCCGCCGAGCAGGCGATGACGCGTCGCGGCGCGGAATAG